Proteins encoded together in one Sphingomonas radiodurans window:
- a CDS encoding helix-turn-helix transcriptional regulator, with protein sequence MAALAQLADATGSDHAQLIGIGRDYSLGFNWVSGMTPAAHAMFDRDELVTPQTNFRVAAGVTARADAIVREDHYDAVKSQLVDDVYLDLCSDLRIPYGCQTNLRVDGGGLIGFALLRSQRTGPTTIETETLFTEVRDAAAAATSLQVALEREGHRLVAGGFDAMGTACFVLDRHMAVRAVTAAAEELLHQGVVRLNDGRLGLPSAAEERRLGSALAAVGEGRSLAASIAVPDGAGVMMLKLHRLPAREWNMGFAPFALLVAKRPSRPSAQDLSFLRDHYALTASEAEIALMLRAGHAREAICTVRGITRETLRSHLRSLFAKMGVARETEAIHLLHALLS encoded by the coding sequence ATGGCCGCGCTTGCGCAACTCGCCGATGCGACCGGATCGGATCATGCGCAGCTGATCGGGATCGGCCGCGATTATTCGCTCGGCTTCAATTGGGTCAGCGGCATGACGCCAGCGGCGCATGCGATGTTCGATCGCGACGAGTTGGTGACGCCGCAAACCAATTTCCGCGTCGCGGCAGGTGTGACCGCGCGCGCCGATGCGATCGTGCGCGAGGATCACTACGATGCGGTGAAGTCACAGCTGGTCGATGACGTCTATCTCGATCTGTGCAGCGATTTGCGCATTCCTTATGGGTGCCAGACCAACCTGCGCGTAGATGGCGGCGGGTTGATCGGCTTCGCGTTGCTGCGCTCGCAACGGACGGGGCCAACCACGATCGAGACCGAGACGCTGTTCACCGAAGTGCGCGATGCGGCCGCGGCCGCCACATCGCTGCAAGTGGCGCTCGAGCGAGAAGGGCACCGGTTGGTCGCTGGCGGGTTCGATGCGATGGGCACCGCCTGTTTCGTGCTCGATCGCCACATGGCTGTGCGCGCCGTCACCGCCGCCGCGGAGGAATTGCTGCACCAGGGCGTTGTCCGGCTGAACGACGGGCGCCTCGGCCTTCCGTCCGCTGCCGAGGAACGACGGCTCGGCAGCGCGCTTGCAGCGGTCGGGGAAGGGCGGTCGCTCGCCGCGAGCATCGCCGTGCCGGACGGGGCGGGGGTGATGATGCTCAAGCTGCATCGCCTGCCGGCGCGCGAATGGAACATGGGTTTTGCGCCGTTCGCACTTCTCGTGGCGAAGCGACCGAGCCGTCCGAGCGCGCAAGACCTGAGCTTCCTGCGCGATCATTATGCGCTGACGGCGAGCGAGGCGGAGATCGCGCTGATGCTACGCGCCGGCCACGCCCGCGAGGCGATCTGCACCGTGCGAGGGATCACCCGCGAAACGCTGCGGAGCCATTTGCGCTCGCTGTTCGCAAAGATGGGCGTCGCGCGCGAGACCGAGGCGATCCACCTGCTGCACGCACTACTCAGTTGA
- a CDS encoding mechanosensitive ion channel family protein has protein sequence MTTNKSAAALPKISAGDVQQQMQTLWTSTSDWIGEHWLQVAIAAAIGTALALGLLWLRNLGPKLARRSNSGKGWAAIFGKAIQRTSTFFIVLVAAKLVGGYADPPVIVTTTINFLFTLAAVFQAATWARELILGAIEHRTRSENYSGEALMNAMGLIRLLVTIVVFAIALVVVLDNLGVNVTGLVAGLGVGGIAIGLAAQGIFADLFAALAIIFDRPFRRGDMIMYDTSSGNVEEIGLKSTRIRGVNGEERIISNKNLLDKEIVNNTRRDRRRTKLAIGVAYETDLDVLDRLPAMLQEVVEQQEQVFIRCGFVAYGASSLDFELEFDTPFPDFEHAYAARTKVGLAIYRRFVAEGINIPFPTQTTYTAAPDGRLVMPYAQVQPVHEVSGNSASDRIN, from the coding sequence ATGACGACCAACAAGAGTGCTGCGGCCCTGCCGAAGATTTCGGCGGGCGACGTGCAGCAGCAGATGCAGACCTTGTGGACATCGACCAGCGACTGGATCGGCGAACACTGGTTGCAGGTGGCGATTGCCGCTGCCATCGGCACCGCGCTCGCCCTCGGGTTGTTGTGGCTACGCAACCTGGGGCCCAAGCTCGCGCGGCGCTCGAACTCGGGCAAGGGCTGGGCTGCAATCTTCGGCAAGGCGATCCAGCGCACCAGCACCTTCTTCATCGTCCTAGTCGCGGCAAAGCTGGTGGGCGGTTACGCCGATCCGCCAGTGATCGTGACGACGACGATCAACTTCCTGTTCACGCTGGCTGCCGTGTTCCAGGCGGCAACCTGGGCGCGCGAACTGATCCTCGGTGCGATCGAGCATCGCACTCGATCCGAGAATTACTCGGGCGAAGCGCTGATGAATGCGATGGGGCTGATCCGCCTGCTCGTGACGATCGTCGTCTTCGCGATTGCGCTGGTGGTGGTGCTCGACAATCTCGGCGTGAACGTCACTGGCCTCGTCGCCGGTCTGGGCGTCGGCGGCATCGCGATCGGTCTTGCCGCGCAGGGCATCTTCGCGGACCTGTTTGCCGCACTCGCGATCATCTTCGACCGCCCGTTCCGCCGCGGCGATATGATCATGTACGATACCAGCTCGGGCAACGTCGAGGAGATCGGCCTGAAGTCGACCCGCATCCGCGGCGTAAATGGCGAAGAGCGGATCATCTCGAACAAGAACCTGCTCGACAAGGAAATCGTCAACAACACGCGGCGCGACCGGCGCCGCACGAAGCTGGCCATCGGCGTCGCCTATGAGACAGACCTCGACGTGCTCGATCGTCTGCCGGCGATGCTCCAGGAAGTGGTGGAGCAGCAGGAGCAGGTGTTCATTCGCTGCGGCTTCGTCGCTTACGGTGCCTCGTCGCTCGATTTCGAGCTGGAATTCGATACGCCGTTTCCGGATTTTGAGCATGCTTATGCGGCGCGAACGAAGGTCGGCCTCGCGATCTACCGCCGCTTCGTGGCCGAAGGGATCAATATCCCCTTCCCGACGCAAACCACCTACACCGCCGCCCCCGATGGACGGCTCGTCATGCCCTACGCACAGGTACAGCCAGTCCACGAAGTCTCGGGCAACTCGGCGAGCGATCGAATCAACTGA
- a CDS encoding DNA topoisomerase IB, translated as MASAAIIYHDDEEPGITRRKMRHGWGYFDPAGARITDRDEIERLNAIGLPPAYRDAWFCPDPNGHIQAVGWDEKGRKQYRYHAEFRAAREDEKYNLCGSFGRALPKLRARVEVDLASRGHSKEKTIAAIVKLLDVGHLRIGNEVYAKSNKSFGVTTLRDRHAEIRGSRLRLQYKAKSGKLKTLTINDGSLARFVKKCQDLPGQKLFQYVDATGEPRPVTSGDVNTYIKEATGGDFTAKHFRTWGASAIAFEALSAAKKNISLKTMLAPVTERLGNTPAIARKSYVHPALIALVKEGQEEFRAALHLPRSTRWLSRAERGLIAFLDTGEVPSAQEAA; from the coding sequence GTGGCGAGCGCAGCGATCATTTATCATGACGACGAGGAACCCGGCATCACCCGGCGCAAGATGCGCCATGGCTGGGGCTATTTCGATCCCGCCGGCGCGCGCATCACCGATCGGGACGAGATCGAACGGCTGAATGCGATCGGGCTGCCGCCGGCTTACCGCGACGCATGGTTCTGCCCCGACCCCAACGGCCACATTCAGGCGGTCGGCTGGGACGAGAAGGGGCGCAAGCAATATCGCTATCACGCCGAATTCCGCGCCGCGCGCGAGGACGAGAAGTATAATCTGTGCGGCTCGTTCGGCCGTGCGCTGCCCAAGCTGCGGGCGCGGGTCGAGGTGGATCTTGCGAGCCGTGGGCATTCGAAGGAGAAGACGATCGCGGCGATCGTCAAGTTGCTCGATGTCGGCCACCTGCGCATCGGCAACGAGGTGTATGCCAAGAGCAACAAGAGTTTCGGCGTCACCACCCTTCGCGATCGACACGCCGAGATCCGCGGCAGCAGGCTGCGGCTGCAGTACAAAGCGAAATCGGGCAAACTCAAGACGTTGACGATCAACGACGGCAGCCTCGCGCGGTTCGTGAAGAAGTGCCAGGATCTGCCCGGCCAGAAGCTGTTCCAATATGTCGATGCCACGGGCGAACCGCGACCGGTGACGTCGGGTGACGTCAACACTTACATCAAGGAGGCGACCGGCGGGGACTTTACTGCGAAGCATTTCCGCACCTGGGGCGCGAGCGCCATTGCCTTCGAGGCGCTGTCGGCCGCCAAGAAGAACATCAGTCTCAAGACGATGCTTGCACCAGTGACAGAGCGACTTGGCAACACGCCAGCGATCGCGCGCAAATCCTATGTTCATCCCGCGCTCATCGCGCTTGTGAAAGAGGGCCAGGAAGAATTCCGTGCCGCATTGCATCTCCCCCGCTCGACGCGCTGGCTCAGCCGCGCCGAACGCGGGTTGATCGCGTTCCTCGACACCGGCGAGGTGCCATCGGCGCAAGAAGCGGCCTGA
- a CDS encoding type 1 glutamine amidotransferase domain-containing protein yields the protein MADISHARVLILATDGFEDSELFDPRQALLDAGVQVTLASIKTDPIQGVKNDSEPTRTITPDMTLDQVDTEEFDALLLPGGLGNPDKMRMEERAVAIVGEFMDDAKIVAAICHAPWLLVEADVVDGRRVTSWPSVRTDLENAGAEVEDEEVVIDGNLITSRKPGDVPAFSRALIEALQDEVED from the coding sequence ATGGCCGATATTTCCCACGCGCGCGTGCTGATCCTCGCCACCGACGGTTTCGAGGATTCCGAACTGTTCGATCCCCGCCAGGCGCTGCTCGACGCTGGCGTCCAAGTCACGCTCGCCTCGATCAAGACCGATCCGATCCAGGGCGTGAAGAACGACAGCGAACCAACGCGCACGATCACGCCCGACATGACGCTCGATCAGGTCGATACGGAGGAATTTGACGCGCTGCTGCTGCCCGGCGGGCTTGGCAATCCGGACAAGATGCGGATGGAGGAGCGCGCCGTCGCGATCGTCGGCGAGTTCATGGACGACGCCAAGATCGTCGCGGCGATCTGCCACGCGCCGTGGTTGCTGGTCGAGGCGGACGTGGTCGATGGCCGCCGCGTGACGAGCTGGCCGTCGGTGCGCACCGATCTGGAAAATGCCGGCGCCGAAGTGGAAGACGAGGAAGTCGTGATCGACGGCAATCTCATCACGAGCCGAAAGCCCGGCGACGTCCCCGCCTTCAGCCGCGCGCTGATCGAGGCGCTCCAGGACGAAGTCGAAGACTGA
- the fdhD gene encoding formate dehydrogenase accessory sulfurtransferase FdhD yields the protein MSNPAAVDQAFRRVAAEGAVTDVTRAIANEMPIAIECNGIAYAVLMASPDAIEDLAYGFALGERLIDGTDDIRGIDLHPVATGIVARLTLARRVADRIGARVRHRSSDASCGLCGVETLDQALRPLPPAARWDGEDDAVFRAYHALCELQPLNAATGAVHGAAACARDGTIGLVREDVGRHNAFDKLIGAMLRSGQGWDGGFALLTSRCSYELVEKAVLAGCPMLATISAPTQLAVTRAAEAGLALRTLVRGDALLAT from the coding sequence ATGAGCAATCCAGCAGCAGTTGACCAAGCCTTCCGCCGCGTCGCCGCCGAGGGAGCGGTAACGGACGTAACGCGCGCGATTGCCAATGAAATGCCGATCGCGATCGAATGCAATGGCATCGCTTACGCCGTCCTCATGGCGAGCCCCGATGCGATCGAGGATCTCGCTTACGGCTTCGCACTGGGCGAACGCTTGATCGACGGTACGGACGACATCCGGGGGATCGACCTGCACCCAGTCGCGACGGGGATCGTCGCCCGGCTCACGCTGGCGCGCCGCGTCGCCGACCGGATCGGCGCACGGGTGCGGCATCGCAGCTCGGACGCGTCGTGCGGCTTGTGCGGCGTCGAGACGCTCGACCAGGCGCTCCGCCCGCTGCCGCCCGCCGCCCGCTGGGACGGTGAGGACGACGCCGTGTTCCGCGCCTATCACGCCTTGTGCGAGCTCCAGCCGCTGAACGCTGCGACCGGCGCGGTTCACGGCGCTGCGGCGTGCGCGCGCGACGGCACGATCGGCCTCGTGCGCGAGGATGTCGGGCGGCACAATGCCTTCGATAAACTGATAGGCGCGATGCTGCGGAGCGGGCAGGGGTGGGACGGCGGCTTTGCGTTGCTTACTTCGCGCTGCTCGTACGAGCTGGTGGAGAAAGCCGTGCTCGCCGGCTGCCCGATGCTCGCGACGATTTCGGCGCCGACGCAACTGGCGGTGACGCGTGCCGCAGAGGCGGGGCTGGCGCTGCGCACGCTGGTGCGCGGGGATGCGCTGCTGGCGACGTAG
- a CDS encoding SDR family NAD(P)-dependent oxidoreductase, with the protein MPQPHPLFDLTGKVALITGGSRGLGREMALAFADAGADVIVSSRKADACEVVVAEIIAKGRRAVAIPAHAAKWDEMDTLADAAWNAFGRLDILVANAGMGPMVPSHEVSEALFDSVVGLNFKGPFRLIANIAHRMAEGEGGTILATSSIASLRPTPQVVPYAGAKAALNAMVSSMAHEYGPKVRINAIAAGPFLTDISKAWTDEARETTASAIGRPGRPDEIVTSALYLASPASSFVTGTVLRCDGGC; encoded by the coding sequence ATGCCCCAGCCGCACCCGCTGTTCGACCTGACTGGCAAGGTGGCGTTGATCACCGGCGGCTCGCGCGGGCTGGGGCGCGAAATGGCGCTCGCCTTCGCCGATGCCGGCGCGGACGTGATTGTCTCCAGCCGCAAGGCCGACGCCTGCGAAGTGGTGGTCGCCGAGATCATCGCCAAGGGCCGCCGCGCCGTCGCCATCCCGGCACATGCCGCGAAGTGGGACGAGATGGACACGCTCGCCGACGCTGCCTGGAACGCCTTCGGCCGGCTCGACATCCTCGTCGCCAATGCCGGCATGGGTCCGATGGTGCCGAGCCACGAAGTGTCCGAGGCGCTGTTCGACAGCGTCGTCGGGCTGAACTTCAAGGGCCCGTTCCGGCTGATCGCCAACATCGCGCATCGCATGGCTGAAGGCGAGGGCGGCACGATCCTCGCGACCTCGTCGATCGCCTCGTTGCGCCCGACGCCGCAAGTCGTGCCTTATGCCGGCGCCAAGGCCGCGCTCAACGCGATGGTTTCGAGCATGGCGCACGAATACGGCCCCAAGGTGCGGATCAATGCGATCGCCGCCGGCCCCTTCCTCACTGACATCTCGAAGGCGTGGACCGACGAGGCGCGCGAGACGACTGCCAGCGCGATCGGCCGCCCCGGCCGCCCCGACGAGATCGTCACCAGCGCGCTGTATCTCGCCAGCCCCGCATCGAGCTTCGTCACCGGCACCGTCCTGCGCTGCGACGGTGGCTGCTGA
- a CDS encoding ecdysteroid 22-kinase family protein: MSADLESGAVDPAWLTTRLRTAGLIRDARVTAVTATPVGVGMLGDSIRFEVTYDRDEGAPSSFVGKFASADPTSRQTGAGFGLYEREVGFYRHLADTVAIRSPRCHSAEHDPADGTFALLMEDLTPARSGNQLTGCGLADAERAMEQAAALHGPRWNDASLRDHDFLNQTGARDFVIRVFPDCLAEFHRRYDGVLEPEYMAVCDRYGALIGNAFNLEPTSFTLTHGDFRLDNMLFDARGGEVPLAVLDWQSPAIGLGAVDVAYFLGMALSIEDRRTHERHLLECYLEHLRGYGVTEYDYDALYRDYRLTLLSGVSTAVFASASTKRTERGDAMFLAMARGGCAQAIDCDALAVIG, encoded by the coding sequence ATGAGTGCCGATCTCGAATCCGGCGCGGTCGATCCCGCATGGCTCACCACGCGGCTGCGCACTGCCGGGCTGATCCGCGACGCGCGCGTAACCGCCGTCACCGCCACGCCCGTCGGCGTCGGCATGCTCGGCGATTCGATCCGCTTCGAGGTGACGTACGATCGCGACGAGGGTGCGCCGTCCTCTTTCGTCGGCAAGTTCGCCAGCGCCGATCCTACCAGCCGCCAGACCGGTGCGGGCTTCGGCCTCTACGAGCGCGAAGTCGGCTTCTATCGCCACCTTGCCGATACCGTCGCGATCCGCAGCCCGCGCTGCCACTCGGCCGAGCACGATCCCGCCGACGGCACCTTCGCGCTGCTGATGGAGGATCTCACTCCCGCGCGATCGGGCAACCAGCTCACCGGCTGCGGTCTCGCCGATGCCGAGCGCGCGATGGAACAGGCCGCCGCGCTCCACGGCCCACGCTGGAACGACGCGAGCTTGCGCGATCATGATTTCCTCAACCAGACCGGCGCGCGTGATTTCGTGATCCGGGTGTTTCCCGATTGCCTCGCCGAATTTCATCGCCGCTACGATGGCGTGCTGGAGCCGGAATATATGGCGGTGTGCGACCGCTACGGCGCGCTGATCGGCAACGCCTTCAACCTTGAGCCGACCAGCTTCACGCTGACCCACGGCGACTTCCGCCTCGACAACATGCTGTTCGACGCGCGCGGCGGCGAGGTGCCGCTGGCGGTGCTCGACTGGCAATCGCCCGCAATCGGGCTGGGCGCGGTGGACGTCGCCTATTTCCTCGGCATGGCGCTTTCGATCGAGGATCGGCGCACGCACGAGCGGCATTTGCTGGAATGCTACCTCGAGCATCTGCGTGGCTATGGCGTCACCGAGTATGATTACGACGCCTTGTACCGCGATTATCGACTGACCTTGCTGTCAGGCGTCTCGACCGCAGTATTCGCCTCCGCCTCGACCAAGCGCACCGAGCGCGGCGACGCGATGTTCCTAGCGATGGCGCGCGGCGGATGCGCGCAGGCGATCGATTGCGATGCGCTGGCGGTGATTGGGTGA
- a CDS encoding alpha/beta fold hydrolase gives MTGTVPNASWQPAPDSGITIREVAANGMTFEVAEAGSGDHLVLCLHGFPELNFSWRYQMPLLASMGYRVWAPNQRGYGASSRPAGVEAYRADRIVEDAAALFDASGAKKLTLMAHDWGGAIAWMFAIWKKRPVERLVVMNLPHPACFAEALKHGPQRKRSWYIAFFQLPRLPEWAMRRNDARGIREAFRGMAVDKSRFPRDVLDVYAKAALRPGALTAMINWYRAAVRNRSAMDIGDGKVDVPTLIVWGEEDKALGLETLDGTERYVRDLTIRRLPGVSHWVQQEAPEAVNAIVEEWLPRA, from the coding sequence ATGACCGGGACGGTCCCCAACGCGAGCTGGCAGCCCGCGCCCGACAGCGGGATCACGATCCGCGAAGTCGCGGCGAACGGCATGACGTTCGAGGTGGCGGAGGCGGGCAGCGGCGATCACCTCGTGCTCTGCCTCCACGGCTTCCCCGAGCTCAACTTCTCGTGGCGGTATCAGATGCCGCTGCTCGCCAGCATGGGCTATCGCGTCTGGGCGCCCAACCAGCGCGGCTATGGCGCCTCGTCTCGCCCGGCGGGCGTCGAGGCCTATCGCGCCGACCGGATCGTCGAGGATGCCGCAGCGCTGTTCGACGCGAGCGGTGCGAAGAAGCTCACCCTGATGGCGCACGACTGGGGCGGCGCAATCGCGTGGATGTTCGCGATCTGGAAAAAGCGCCCGGTCGAACGGCTGGTAGTGATGAACCTGCCCCACCCGGCCTGCTTCGCCGAGGCGCTGAAGCATGGGCCGCAGCGCAAGCGCAGCTGGTATATCGCCTTCTTCCAGCTGCCGCGGCTGCCCGAATGGGCGATGCGCCGCAACGACGCGCGGGGCATTCGCGAGGCGTTCCGCGGCATGGCGGTCGACAAGAGCCGCTTCCCGCGCGACGTGCTCGACGTCTACGCCAAGGCCGCGCTGCGCCCCGGCGCGCTGACCGCAATGATCAACTGGTATCGCGCCGCGGTGCGCAATCGATCGGCGATGGACATCGGCGACGGCAAGGTCGACGTGCCGACGCTGATCGTCTGGGGCGAGGAGGACAAAGCGCTCGGGCTGGAGACGCTCGACGGGACCGAGCGCTACGTGCGCGACCTGACGATCCGGCGACTGCCCGGCGTGTCACACTGGGTGCAGCAGGAGGCACCCGAAGCGGTGAATGCGATCGTGGAGGAGTGGCTGCCGCGGGCGTGA